A single genomic interval of Acidovorax sp. 1608163 harbors:
- a CDS encoding LysR family transcriptional regulator produces the protein MNYDLVDLRLFVAMAEERNLTRGAARACLAPSSASHRLRRLEDALNTPLFERQTRGLALTPAGEALLRNAREVFARIEQMHANLQPFASGIRGHVSLWANTHATHTFLPDDLAGFLKQHPQVSVTLEERTSAEIVVAVAGGEIEVGVLADSGSGAGVELVPYRQDRLVLIVPAGHGLAGRSQVGFAEVIDHAFVMLHAGSAIHTFTMNAAAALGRHLDVRIQVRSFEAVCRMVGAGVGIGLVPRGAALQVAGLSEPPVVLEMNEPWAQRDLQICVRKGAVLSGFAQALVAHLRQSAASAS, from the coding sequence GTGAACTACGACCTTGTGGATTTGCGCCTGTTTGTGGCCATGGCCGAGGAGCGCAACCTCACACGCGGCGCCGCGCGGGCTTGCCTGGCCCCTTCGTCGGCCAGCCACCGGCTGCGGCGGCTGGAGGATGCCCTGAACACGCCGCTGTTTGAGCGCCAGACCCGGGGCCTGGCCCTCACGCCTGCGGGCGAGGCCCTGCTGCGCAACGCCCGCGAGGTGTTTGCGCGCATCGAGCAAATGCACGCCAACCTGCAGCCGTTTGCATCGGGCATTCGCGGCCATGTCAGCCTGTGGGCCAACACGCACGCCACGCACACCTTTTTGCCCGACGACCTGGCCGGTTTTTTGAAGCAGCACCCGCAGGTGAGCGTGACGCTGGAGGAGCGCACCAGCGCAGAAATTGTGGTGGCGGTGGCCGGTGGTGAGATCGAGGTGGGCGTGCTGGCAGACAGTGGCTCGGGCGCGGGGGTGGAACTGGTTCCGTACCGGCAGGACCGCCTGGTGCTCATCGTGCCTGCAGGCCATGGGCTGGCAGGGCGCTCGCAGGTGGGGTTTGCCGAGGTGATTGACCATGCCTTTGTCATGTTGCATGCGGGCTCTGCCATCCACACTTTCACGATGAACGCAGCAGCCGCACTGGGGCGCCACCTCGATGTGCGCATCCAGGTGCGCAGTTTTGAGGCCGTGTGCCGCATGGTCGGGGCAGGTGTGGGCATTGGCCTGGTGCCACGGGGTGCCGCCTTGCAGGTGGCAGGGTTGAGCGAGCCGCCCGTGGTGCTGGAAATGAACGAGCCCTGGGCACAGCGCGACCTGCAGATTTGCGTGCGCAAGGGCGCGGTGCTGTCCGGCTTTGCACAGGCGCTGGTGGCCCATTTGCGCCAGAGCGCGGCGTCTGCCAGCTGA
- a CDS encoding DMT family transporter, producing MPWKHWSAERLGIVLAVLAALGFSFKAIFVKLAYAVPQAVPVDSVTLLALRMAFSVPVFAWVGWRASRALAPLPRRDWLVVIALGLLGYYGSSILDFMGLQYITASLERLILFTYPTLTILIGVLFMGKRASRRELGALLLSYAGIGLAFAHDLHIAGDTRAVLIGAGFVFGSAVSYAFYQAGSEPAIRRLGAAHFTALAMLVSTGATLLHFGVSQPVGALVQPTPVYLHALGMALFSTVLPVFMTSAAIRRIGAAKTALIGTLGPVLTIFFGCWLLDEPLSWPQMAGAALVLAGVLLISKRGVPAVSPSPSAVHPLAKPGTPSA from the coding sequence ATGCCCTGGAAACACTGGTCCGCCGAACGCCTCGGCATTGTTCTGGCCGTTTTGGCTGCCCTGGGCTTTTCCTTTAAAGCCATTTTTGTGAAGCTGGCCTACGCGGTGCCGCAAGCCGTGCCGGTGGATTCGGTCACCCTGCTGGCCCTGCGCATGGCGTTTTCCGTGCCCGTGTTTGCCTGGGTGGGTTGGCGCGCCAGCCGCGCCCTGGCCCCGCTGCCTCGGCGCGACTGGTTGGTGGTCATCGCGCTGGGCTTGCTGGGGTACTACGGCTCCAGCATCCTCGACTTCATGGGCTTGCAGTACATCACCGCCAGCCTGGAGCGGCTGATCCTGTTCACCTACCCCACCCTCACCATCCTGATTGGCGTGCTGTTCATGGGCAAACGGGCATCTCGGCGCGAGCTGGGGGCGCTGCTGCTGTCCTATGCGGGCATTGGCCTGGCGTTTGCGCACGACTTGCACATTGCGGGGGACACGCGCGCCGTGCTCATCGGGGCCGGTTTTGTGTTCGGCTCAGCGGTGTCTTACGCGTTCTATCAGGCGGGCAGCGAGCCTGCCATCCGCAGGCTGGGCGCAGCGCACTTCACCGCCTTGGCCATGTTGGTCTCCACGGGTGCCACGCTGCTGCACTTTGGGGTGTCGCAGCCTGTGGGCGCGTTGGTGCAGCCCACCCCGGTCTATCTGCACGCGTTGGGCATGGCCCTTTTCTCGACCGTGCTGCCCGTGTTCATGACCTCGGCCGCCATCCGCCGCATTGGCGCCGCCAAAACCGCGCTGATCGGCACGCTGGGGCCGGTGCTCACGATCTTTTTTGGCTGCTGGTTGCTGGACGAGCCCTTGTCCTGGCCGCAGATGGCGGGGGCGGCGCTGGTGTTGGCGGGGGTGTTGTTGATCAGCAAGCGGGGGGTGCCTGCAGTGAGTCCATCCCCGAGTGCTGTTCATCCGTTAGCCAAGCCGGGCACCCCATCTGCCTGA